The window TCAACCTACCGTAATCCTCCTACTTCATCCAACCTTAGGAACAGAGCAAGGTCACACAGGATAATCATGTGTAAGCAATATTTATATCTAACCAAACACATGAAAATTATCCTGTAAATGTAAAAAATTAagtttaacaaaaactaaaattcatgaaaaatactttccttcgtaccaaacacactcGAGAGTCGAGAAGCTTATATATTTCCCAAAACGAAAATTAGATGAACATTCCTAAAGTTAAAATTAACATACAACAGCAACATGTATAATCAAACATTTCAAGATACCAGCATCATAGTTAAACAAACAAAAACAAACCAACATTTTAATCAGATCATAAAAACCCACTTAATACATAACAAAAACAAAGACtacaaaaaaaagagaaagaaatcaTACCCTCTTCTCgccaaggaaattcctgatctcAATGGCCTTATTCCCTCCACTAATCGACGCATTAATAGGAAAATGAGCATACACAAAACGCATCTTGTAACGGTACCCTTTAGTGACACCAGTGATCAAATTCTCAACGTGACTAAGTGCTGTACGGATTGCAGCCGTAGTCTTACGCGAACCAAACCAAGCATCAATCTTGAGCTTTTTTTTGCCTGTTTCTTCATCTTTAATGAGCTGAAAATCAAGATTTAAATGCTTGAAGTTTCTAGTGAGTTTTCCTCTTGGACCTTCTACTTCTATTTGCTTTGCTTTTACTTTAATGTTTACCCCATCTGGGATGTCCATTGTTTCTGATGAGAGTATGGTCTTCATTTTGctttactctctctctctctctctctctctctctctctctctctcctctctctctctcggcgTTTGTGTGAAGACTGCAAAACCCTAGCGGGGGAAGTTTGTGTAAGGTGGTGAGTTAGGGATTAATAAACCTAGAAATGATTAATGATGTCTTGGGTTATTGGGCTTATGGACCTTCAAAATATAGCCAGCCCAATACTTTTTGCTATAGATTGGCCCATTTCTTCCTTCTGTTTCTGAGgggtcaaaaatatttttttttgtttaaaaaaaacttttttaaaaatgtaagttgtttggccaaacagaagcagtttttctacttttgggaagaagcagataattctagcttcttccaagaagcagaagcagaaaattaatttattcaagacaaaCTTATCCTCtctataaatttatatttttcaaattatcccgtattgatttaatttttttttcatatttgtttcttattttacCATTCTTTTAAATTTTACGAATACATGAATCATATTTCCCACGATGTAGATAATACtgggtatattgttgttgttatatacaTTAATCATATTGTAACTTTCCAAATTCTTTATTGACTTttcttgtttttgattttttgtttttgtaATGTCTTGTAACTTTTCaaattatcttcttcttttttcacacTAAAACAAATTATCTACATCCTTCTTTGGATTATCAATTCTCTTCTTACAAATAATCATTTATAATTTCTTCTCTTATAGGCTATTAATTCCCGAATCTTTAAAATAATTATCAAATTTAATTTGTGAAATTACCTCCAAATAGGTAATAAATTTATAATTGCATTGCgtaatctatatattattaaacaaagaagaagaaatatccacattaagccaagtggcagcctCACAATAGGTCACTTGCAATTCAGGACAAAGGTAATTAGGTTAGGTAATAATTAGTTAttctttttaaatatatatatatattattaaatgaagaagaaaaaggctCCACATTAAGTCAAGTGGCAGCATCGCAATAGGCCACTTGGCAATTCAAGACAAAGTTAGTTAGGTTAGGTAATAAttagtttctttttgaatttaaatattaaaaaaaattatgcattatgtgttgctaataattagttattctttttgaatttaaatatactTAACTAATATTTTtacgaaaataatatttttttacatatttaaaattatttttattttacgcttgtttaccctcaaaatcggataacaattgaatttgtaagtggttttagaTAAATTAGatcgcaattgaaataaataatgacaaagtaaatgcaaaccacacgaattgaatagtatcagccttggaaggttagccaccctcgagccaggTACGCTTCGAACGGTTTCAGGATacagaagaacaagagcttaaagagaaataataacaatgtattgctttgggatgcgtgttacaatgcatttaatgaattatcagacccccatttatatagtagaggagtcatactttaggtacaattctataaaaggtaaaaaaatcccTTGATTAGCTGAGTGTCGGTTCCTTACTGATACAcaccgagattcccgccgtaatacCAGACCAGTTatggatatttcggtcttctgttggttattCTAATAATATTTCTTCGAGCTCGATAGGGGCTAAGGTCGACTCCGGGATTGCGGACTCAATGTTCTCGAAAACATGCATTCTGACCCcgggttctagctcggtgggactcgGGGTCGGTCTTAATCTTTGGTTGTCATGTTCCGAGCATAACTTTccatgtcgtaggcgagctcgattccgaccgtatacagatagtcccctcatttttcggagagtagacgacgagaaacgacatgaccTTTTAATTCTTTCTTCGACACCACACGACAGAAATGACAAAATAGTCGCAACGTCTcttcagtcaagtcttaatggcattaaatgttgGTCAGTTGTTGGTCGGTCACTCCTGGATGCGAACCGTCATTAAacactataaataccccctaattttgctcattcaaactttacattcaaaGCTTTTGCCCATGTACCTTAGCAATATCAATATTTTTAGGCACTTATATTTGAGGTCTTTTTATAAGAACTTCTGTTCCGCTTCAACACAAACCATTAAGTGTACTCTTTTAActtcctctttttctttatttcctcTTCATAAAGAAATGGCGAAAACTTCTAAAACCATTCCCCAAAAAGAAATTCATTCTACCTCGCGGTCGCCTACCGAAGATCTCTTCACGTACTATTTTCGAGGAACCAGCACCAGAACCTCCTCTAAAAatattcggggggggggggggggatgcccGGTCAATGCTGACTTTAAAGTCGAAAAGCCCTCCTCCATACCAGGCCGGTGTGAGaaggtctcgaggtacatctgctAGATCACCGAGGATATTCTCTCCAAAATTAAAAAGGATTATAACTGGGTTGATAAACATGTGGTAGTTCCCGAACCTGACGAAGCCATCACCACCCACGTCGAGGgattttaagtgtttacacttatcccttcacgttgggcccctTGGACTCAGTTATCTTCGACTTTTGCAAAAGATACGACGTAACCCTcagtcaaattcacccttctttctggaggatcgtaaCCCTCCTTAGTTTCTTTGTAAGCAAGATCGAAAGGTGCACTTTCACTATCGACCACCTCATATGtttatacagtccccgactctaccggGGGGCTGATCAAGATCGCTCGTTGGGCCATTAAGTCCCCGTTCTCAAGTATCGATGAAGATAGGGATCGAGGTTTGCTAGGCCGTTTCGTCTgagtgaggacctcggacttgaTCCCGGCCGAACACATGTCGTTCCAtgagaagtggaacatgtcaTATAAGTATATAATTTTTCTTCTAAGATTTTATTTATCGCCCTTTTCctcccttcttatcggtgttctATGATGATGCAACTGTTGCTCGAATCTCGAACGCAGTTCCTCGaatcaaggagtgggtcgagggaatCGTATCACAAATGCCTTATTTCGAGTACTAGTGGCGCGGgctttcaaagggccgatgggaggctcgATTGCACAGTGAAATCTTTTTCGTGAGTAATATTTGATTTCCCTTTTGCATGATTAAGTCCttacttattttatttctttttgcaggtttaccCAAGGATGTCCAAATGAGGCCCCATCCGGTAGTGATGATTTCCCCACTGAGTCCCCTGCTCCGAAACAGggtgaagagaagaaaagaaaaagggctctGAGTTCTctgagctcggagaaaaagaaaccaaGGAGGAGGCTAATCCGCAAGCCAAAAGAAACCTCCAGCTCCCAAATACTTGATTCGAACTCCCTCCACCGATTCAGGGACGAGTCTGGAGAGGATGAAATTTTAGTGGCCCCAGAGCCATCGGTCCCTGAAGAACGGACATCAACCGAATGAGGGACAATAGAGGCCAATCCCTCCCAAATTCAAGAGGTCGATGCATTAGTGAAGGTCGAGAACCCTCAAGACGCCGGTTCTGCTCCACTCGGTGTCATAGATATAACGATATCGCCTTCGTTCACGGACTCAATGTTCGGTGAAGCTTAAGCGGCGAAGGAGCGTCAAATGAGGTAGACCAAGGAGCGAACGATCCCCTCCAAAGATTTTTTGATGACATGGATTCTATTGCCACGGACGATGTCACCGGATGTCACGtcccccaaactcggggagcacgaccggcgctcaagcgagtgaacccgatcgagcaagcctattagatttccttctacccaaactcatccatgaataaagaggagatacactccattaatcaaatattgaaaatattttattaacaactcccatgtcattccattagcaacttcattcataattttcagagtattacaagtttatagatttagtgaaaaacatgtttgccaaatagaaatatttctagttcaattcccaacatcatacaccacccacaacctatctacggagcctctaaatatgatagaagaatagtatggaagtgccggcaacaaggccccgactatacttcaagacacaaagtgtaacatcaagtgacatcgggcccagaatagagtagggctcaccaaaacctgctgaatagggtgtaactgctaacgaggaccaaagttgcactGCTGATGAatcacctacatccattgaaaatgcagcgtccccgacaaaaagggacgttagtacatatggaatagtactaatatgtaaagctaactgtcctcttttaaaatagaataccgatgtaaaaaaaaaaagaaggaaatccatagaatcaacaagtcacaatcaatgatattcaaatgccaagttaaaacataataatttccaaaatatgaagataacattgtgaagtgataatcaaattatgatgataatattatttttgattgggagatctttagcaccgatataccactgttcacaataccaatgttaataataccaatattcacaatatcagtgttcacaataccgatgttcaaaataccaatgccaccgtacttttagcacgaagTCCAATCACGTCCCGactggctaggctatctcattagagacatcaatcacaattactaccattatcaataccaccgtaattttagcacagagtccgatcacggcccgatcggctaggctatctctttagagaatcaaccacaattactatcaataccaataccaccataattttagcacggagtcaattcggaatagttgaatcaaggctcatttcataacctttctcatatcatttcatttcatttgcTCCATTGGCCACAatataactttcacttatatcaatcatcgcattttatacttctttcacatcttttaattCCATTGGCACCATtgtccacaagtataacttttacttatatcaatcatcgcatttcatacttctttcacatctttataggttatcaacagtaagacatttccaatcaaggctttaggtacacatatgagcaattaagagtcttaagcatattgagttttctcacacaatttggaatcgtaactttcatttgaaacacaactcaaagacatagcattttaatacacatatcattcttgaacacattcccaaaggataacataatgtgttaggaacattcggaacatgttttgaatacttaattcctgacactttgcttattcgggacaatcggatttattgggaacaactaggaacatagaataaggaacttgagacaacaatacttgaaacttatgagaacatcattgaattcaattctaagagagtagtttagccaacataccttacttttagctttccttaaattactacaacgttccggaaattctagcaatcccaatctattttgagacataacaaaattaaaccattattaggaagatattcatggtctcagctcatttgagcattttatcaaacgctaggtgtgcaaatttaactacaagattcttctacaagatttctttcactccacaacccaatcattacttatttgagctcaacaatctttttacaaaccttattagtacaagcatgtataaataatactcttacacccaagaatcatactcccaattacccatcttttccccaaactcgaaattgaaaactaggggtttgaatcttgcctcttagatgaagatcttgtgagatttccttgttggatttcaaagcttgggcaagatcttgatgaacaaaacacttaatctactttctctctctagaacactctcacttctctttaAAAACCCTTAGATAATCGtcccaaaataaaccccaaagcctatttatcaaaatggggtcgggttatgaaaataaaaaaattaaccctacAAAAgcaggtctgtggtcgcataatggaccgcagaatgggtatgcgggtcgcaaaaatcggtgcccagaactgggctattCTGGTCCATTCtacgaccagtttgcggtcgcagaagcagtttcgcgatcgcataattattctgcgatcgcagaattagtcgcagaatcgcatttttccagcatttggtaatttggtcataacttcttgtaggagtgttcaaatgacgaacggtttgaagcgttagaaactagacacatagacattTCATTTGATcagtaatacaccatataaatcttcaaATCAAGATaggtatgctcgtttgaatttaggtcttgtgcgaactcacttgaaactttatcccatcataaaatgttcaacttgacttagccttggggctcttcttagaccataaaccattattaatgcacctcatacatatattatcatgatcaattgatattatTCATATAATAATccttgtctacacacaaaataatataattagcgcacatcgactttcttaatagcgcttaagtacttcaaaaattttcggggtgttacattctcccccacttaagaacattcatcctcaaatattttacaagtcacttctaataatagagttaccatccttttacctccaGCCATTATACATAGGcgcttatgactacatgggtcttatacttcctttccaaaacctcaacttacttatggcccttaaaatttggccatctttacaaattcataaaactttcggcagagtttcccttgtaggtgggcctatccacctgtcagataaTCACCAAAATCAACCTATCACATACACAACTTGACAAAGCATCACCATATATATCAACATCACAaatctcatcattacaggcattatattatcaagagtgatatctggacatgcgctgcacatatttaaattataacacatagaaagtaccttccaaatcacaatcatttgactatatACTCAAGTGAGAACagtttatttccttaacactttttgGCCCTtaaggtggcctcctcgacttaccgacttcgccataacacattaacggaggcaatctcaacttccaGACTTTTCGAACAAGGATAggaaatagttgctcctcataatcaaattatccattaacttcaccttcttaaACATAGACaaatgaaacaccgggtacacgaagaacaataatagggaaacaccatactcatagtttggcctatttccttcgaGATTTCATAAAGCCTAATATGACGAcatatactttaccttccttaacaattcacacaatatattcatagagaaatatttagaataacccgttcactttcttccattctaaatctctatgccgaacacccaaactaaaactTTTGTGACATCGAACAATTACTCTAAtatgtgctagcatgaatatgaccataaactTTTCtgtccaatatatttgatcacggaatgatgcttcttctttgacatgtttgaacctttaacccccataggtttactaaaaataggaacaacgaggttcgagattgggatgaaattattcaagaatccatcaatgtgccgaGCACGACATTTCAGGatgttatatcctaagagacatgaaggttactaccaatagtgctgacatggttaatcattgtgatgacatcattgattcgacacatgAAGCATAGAGtagcctagtaggcattgataatgtagggatcaTGTTtctgattctgagatttaaataaatgagtcattttagacatgtgacatatgcgtggcatggtcgggaggataaagacattagcgtcagttattcttggaagactatgagcCATGAATAGTACAACAAAAATTGTTTCATTCTATACGTGacttgtttggcaatagtaagcctcaaagagatatagcacttatgtgacaccagtcgcctcttggaatgtaggaaaaatcagtttaactcgaaatgagaatattctaataccttgaatgtgatatgggtttcaagatacacaaagttgCATTACGCTCCTAACTGTATTTGACACAAGAAATCTATGCCACAAACCAGTGAGGATGAAAAAAAAGTTGAAcatttgtgagattattatcattctcacaacttaacctttgccaatagttgatcctatatgagaggactagagatacgataaacttgtctttcaaatcaatatgctctcatgttactagacggtGAAAAGGATTCGTGATAATATACACAAAGgaacaaagtgattgttcaaaccatatgagccacatacaccagagagaaaaagagtgactcaagaaggatctcaacactaggttgCTTTACATtcgatttgataccacataggtaaatattatggtggtgcgtgcataggcacaaatgaccagatgttatccatttgaatcaaaaggttcagTACGAAATCCATCAGGTATAGTCCTTTGTTGAGAATTTAAGAAAGCAAGTGgaaagtattaatcctagagttataactcaattcaaggacataactatagagctcaattccacaaGAGGTTTTAAATAAGAGAATTTATGATAGAGTGGATTCACGAATAATGTATCTCTTTCAAAGAGTAGATatatgcaatgttttgtgattcaacattttggttaagaccatatttatgtaggcctcttcaatatggatgtacatatacaacaaggaaaataatgcggtgttcataatgatgtattaagtagtgacttacttgatgactttagattgatagggcagtaccttaattgatgcccctctactccacatccaaaacatacattagtaccatagtgacataccccctaATGATATTtcatacacttcacacaatgAGGATGGGATCCGCTAAACTGATTCTCCCCACTTACCCAATATTTACCCTTTTTttatacatcataagcattccccttagtcttcctccaagccttcatggtgggagtaacaatctctgcaacagctcgttgtatggacttttggaattgccttaatctaccacccctaacatgcTCAGAGTTTTGATCTATATACTGAGATCGAAATCGCTAaggggctcgaggccgaggccaataaattggcttaccttgaggaagaagaagaagaagaagactctgAGGGTTCCGATGGAACCGGGGGCGAAGAAGGCCAGGCTATTTAGACGCCTTTGTAGATGTTCTTGCTTTTTTTCGTACTTATGCACTTTGCACTTTTTGttaaggccatttggcctttgtaaaaactGTATATAATATACAAGGCTTGTTTTTCCATTCGACAGTTTAAGAATtttgttttcctttgctttactctttatgtttgcaaagatcTAAATGCCTTAACAtaaaatagttaggtcatgttcggagGTTTGAACAGGCCTTGCCTTCGACATTATTTTGCTTAAGGCATCATGGGGGTTCAGTATGACATAAACCTTTTTCCCCAAAATACTTATGaatttttagattatagtttgccgaaGGTAACCTTTAGAACTGGTTATGAAATTGTGAAGGCCTtattttttgttacgggtctcggacgtctccgagccattttaataTAGCCGTAGACTTTAGTTTGGGTGTTTTCAGTGGGTTTATTACCCCGAAGTATCCAGgattgcctaagataacagtctctgaatggggatggccgtagcctttaaggttcgggcgCTGTCTAATAGGTCTCGTGCCCTCAAGCTCCGATAGCACGAGCCTACCGAGTTTGTTTTTGGACTGCAGTCCTCGATTGGGGGTGATCGTTTGAGCCCAGATAAAGGTGGCCCTtaggctcgatacctttaggggatcgaatgtaaGAAATTCCTtgagaggaaaagaaaaaagagacattcttaagggacaagatatttatccgcaaggtagaaacatctttttattcttgtgcgtaaTAGTTGTACACGTGTACAAGTTTTGTTCCAAGGCTCGAGTAGTCTATGCG is drawn from Nicotiana tomentosiformis chromosome 12, ASM39032v3, whole genome shotgun sequence and contains these coding sequences:
- the LOC104120488 gene encoding large ribosomal subunit protein uL6z/uL6y-like, yielding MKTILSSETMDIPDGVNIKVKAKQIEVEGPRGKLTRNFKHLNLDFQLIKDEETGKKKLKIDAWFGSRKTTAAIRTALSHVENLITGVTKGYRYKMRFVYAHFPINASISGGNKAIEIRNFLGEKRVRKVDMLEGVTVVRSEKVKDELVLDGNDIELVSRSAALINQKCHVKNKDIRKFLDGIYVSEKGRIVEEE